One genomic segment of Rivularia sp. PCC 7116 includes these proteins:
- a CDS encoding sugar phosphate nucleotidyltransferase produces the protein MKVVLFCGGLGTRMRDYSESIPKPMVNIGYRPILWHVMKYYAHYGHKDFILCLGYKADLIKSYFLNYNEWLSNNFTLSKGGNIKLFNQDIEDWNITFVDTGLTAKIGERFKAIEKYLEGEEVFLANYSDGLTDLHLPTYIQNFYKLDKVGSFLCVRPSQSFHLVDMNEDGLVQDIQDVKNRDIWINGGYFIFKKEIFKYINHGEELVLEPFQRLIARQQLFSYKYTGFFGVMDTFKEKQQLDDMYAGGERPWEVWGEQKFKAA, from the coding sequence ATGAAAGTAGTTTTATTTTGTGGTGGTTTGGGTACTAGAATGAGGGATTATTCCGAAAGTATTCCTAAACCGATGGTAAATATCGGCTATCGACCGATACTATGGCACGTAATGAAATACTACGCACATTACGGGCATAAAGATTTTATCTTATGTTTGGGTTATAAAGCCGATTTAATCAAAAGCTATTTTTTGAATTATAATGAGTGGCTTTCTAATAATTTTACTTTGTCCAAGGGCGGTAATATTAAACTCTTTAATCAGGATATTGAAGATTGGAATATTACATTTGTAGATACAGGTTTAACTGCAAAAATAGGTGAAAGATTTAAGGCTATTGAAAAGTACCTCGAAGGCGAAGAAGTATTTTTAGCTAACTACAGCGATGGTTTGACAGATTTGCATCTACCAACATACATTCAAAACTTTTATAAACTTGATAAAGTCGGTAGTTTCTTATGCGTGCGCCCCAGCCAAAGCTTTCATTTAGTTGATATGAACGAAGATGGTTTAGTTCAAGATATTCAAGATGTGAAAAACCGCGATATATGGATTAATGGCGGTTACTTTATTTTTAAGAAAGAAATTTTTAAATATATTAATCATGGAGAAGAACTTGTTCTAGAACCCTTTCAAAGATTAATTGCCAGACAACAGCTTTTTTCTTATAAATATACCGGCTTCTTTGGAGTTATGGATACTTTCAAAGAGAAGCAACAATTAGATGATATGTATGCTGGGGGAGAAAGACCTTGGGAAGTTTGGGGAGAGCAAAAGTTTAAGGCTGCTTGA
- a CDS encoding class I SAM-dependent methyltransferase — MQKHQNNPHLYQGNCLSCGTELRHTFVDLGMSPPCESYRQPEQQNQMEAFYPLHAYVCEKCFLVQLQEYITPENIFSDYAYFSSYSDSWLQHAKNYVDMALERFQLNEQSQVVEIASNDGYLLQYFVNKNIPALGIEPAGNIAKVAIKRGIPTVVKFFGEETAREQVEKGVSADLLLGNNVLAHTPYLNDFVKGMKIILKPQGVITMEFPHLMKLIKENQFDTIYHEHFSYFSFLTVEKVFANRGLTIFDVEELPTHGGSLRIYARHLENTSQPITEKVLELRNREKAAGFTDLQTYLSFGEQVKETKYKLLNFLIQAKNQGKTIVGYGAPGKGNTLLNYCGIRTDFLDYTVDRSPHKQGLYLPGTHIPIFHPDVIQETKPDYVLILPWNLKDEIMSQMAYIRDWGGQFIVPIPEVKVYS, encoded by the coding sequence ATGCAAAAACATCAAAATAATCCACATTTATATCAAGGAAACTGCTTATCCTGCGGTACTGAATTACGCCATACATTTGTAGATTTGGGAATGTCTCCACCCTGTGAAAGCTATCGCCAACCAGAACAGCAAAATCAAATGGAGGCATTTTACCCACTACACGCTTATGTTTGTGAAAAATGCTTTTTAGTACAGCTACAGGAATATATTACTCCCGAAAATATATTTAGCGATTATGCTTATTTTTCTTCTTATTCCGATAGCTGGTTGCAACATGCCAAAAACTACGTTGATATGGCACTCGAACGTTTCCAATTAAACGAGCAAAGTCAGGTAGTTGAAATTGCTAGTAACGATGGCTATCTGTTGCAGTATTTTGTTAACAAAAATATACCCGCCCTAGGAATAGAGCCAGCAGGGAATATTGCTAAAGTCGCAATCAAGAGAGGTATTCCTACAGTTGTCAAATTTTTTGGAGAAGAAACGGCTAGAGAACAAGTTGAGAAAGGAGTAAGTGCCGATTTATTGTTGGGTAATAACGTCCTAGCTCATACTCCCTATCTGAATGATTTTGTTAAAGGAATGAAAATTATTCTCAAACCACAGGGAGTAATTACGATGGAGTTTCCCCATTTAATGAAGTTAATCAAGGAGAACCAATTTGATACTATTTATCACGAACACTTTTCTTACTTTTCTTTTTTAACTGTTGAAAAAGTATTTGCAAATCGAGGTTTAACTATTTTTGATGTTGAAGAATTACCGACTCACGGTGGTTCCTTGAGAATTTACGCTCGTCATCTAGAAAATACTTCTCAACCCATCACCGAAAAAGTATTAGAGCTAAGAAATCGAGAGAAGGCTGCTGGTTTTACAGATTTACAAACATATTTATCTTTTGGAGAACAAGTAAAAGAAACCAAATATAAATTGCTTAATTTCTTAATTCAAGCCAAAAATCAAGGAAAAACAATTGTTGGTTATGGCGCTCCCGGGAAAGGAAATACTTTACTAAATTACTGCGGCATTCGTACTGATTTTCTTGATTATACAGTAGACCGCAGCCCTCACAAGCAAGGTCTTTATTTACCTGGTACTCACATCCCAATTTTTCATCCAGATGTAATTCAGGAAACAAAGCCAGATTATGTATTAATTTTGCCTTGGAATTTGAAAGACGAAATTATGTCTCAGATGGCTTATATCCGCGATTGGGGAGGTCAATTTATTGTACCGATTCCAGAAGTTAAGGTTTATTCGTAA